The proteins below are encoded in one region of Bacillus vallismortis:
- the clpC gene encoding ATP-dependent protease ATP-binding subunit ClpC, translating into MMFGRFTERAQKVLALAQEEALRLGHNNIGTEHILLGLVREGEGIAAKALQALGLGSDKIQKEVESLIGRGQEMSQTIHYTPRAKKVIELSMDEARKLGHSYVGTEHILLGLIREGEGVAARVLNNLGVSLNKARQQVLQLLGSNETGSSATGTNSNANTPTLDSLARDLTAIAKEDSLDPVIGRSKEIQRVIEVLSRRTKNNPVLIGEPGVGKTAIAEGLAQQIINNEVPEILRDKRVMTLDMGTVVAGTKYRGEFEDRLKKVMDEIRQAGNIILFIDELHTLIGAGGAEGAIDASNILKPSLARGELQCIGATTLDEYRKYIEKDAALERRFQPIQVDQPSADESIQILQGLRDRYEAHHRVSITDDAIEAAVKLSDRYISDRFLPDKAIDLIDEAGSKVRLRSFTTPPNLKELEQKLDEVRKEKDAAVQSQEFEKAASLRDTEQRLREQVEDTKKSWKEKQGQENSEVTVDDIAMVVASWTGVPVSKIAQTETDKLLNMESILHSRVIGQDEAVVAVAKAVRRARAGLKDPKRPIGSFIFLGPTGVGKTELARALAESIFGDEEAMIRIDMSEYMEKHSTSRLVGSPPGYVGYDEGGQLTEKVRRKPYSVVLLDEIEKAHPDVFNILLQVLEDGRLTDSKGRTVDFRNTILIMTSNVGASELKRNKYVGFNVQDETQNHKDMKDKVMGELKRAFRPEFINRIDEIIVFHSLEKKHLTEIVSLMSDQLTKRLKEQDLSIELTDAAKAKVAEEGVDLEYGARPLRRAIQKHVEDRLSEELLRGNIHKGQHIVLDVEDGEFVVKTTAKTN; encoded by the coding sequence ATGATGTTTGGAAGATTTACAGAACGAGCTCAAAAAGTATTGGCGCTTGCACAGGAAGAAGCACTTCGATTAGGTCATAATAACATTGGCACTGAGCATATTTTATTAGGACTGGTACGAGAAGGAGAAGGGATTGCTGCTAAAGCTCTACAAGCGCTTGGACTTGGTTCAGATAAAATTCAAAAAGAAGTTGAAAGTTTGATCGGTCGCGGACAGGAAATGTCCCAAACGATTCATTACACTCCTAGAGCTAAGAAAGTCATTGAGCTTTCAATGGATGAGGCAAGAAAACTCGGTCATTCGTATGTTGGAACAGAACATATTCTTCTTGGGTTGATTCGCGAAGGAGAAGGTGTTGCTGCAAGAGTTCTGAATAATCTTGGTGTCAGCTTAAATAAAGCAAGACAGCAAGTCCTCCAGCTTCTTGGAAGCAATGAAACAGGATCATCAGCGACAGGAACAAACAGCAATGCGAATACGCCTACGCTTGACAGCTTGGCAAGGGACTTAACTGCTATTGCGAAGGAAGACAGCCTAGATCCTGTAATCGGGAGAAGCAAGGAAATTCAGCGCGTGATCGAAGTGTTAAGCCGCAGAACGAAAAACAACCCTGTACTCATTGGTGAACCAGGTGTAGGTAAAACGGCAATCGCGGAAGGGTTGGCACAGCAAATTATTAATAACGAGGTTCCAGAAATCTTACGTGATAAACGTGTGATGACATTAGACATGGGAACAGTTGTTGCCGGCACAAAATACCGCGGTGAATTTGAGGATCGCCTGAAGAAAGTCATGGATGAAATTCGCCAGGCAGGAAACATCATTTTATTCATCGATGAACTCCATACCTTAATCGGAGCGGGTGGAGCAGAGGGTGCCATTGATGCGTCTAACATTTTAAAACCTTCACTTGCTCGCGGCGAACTTCAATGTATCGGAGCGACGACTCTTGATGAGTACCGTAAATATATTGAAAAAGATGCAGCATTGGAACGCCGTTTTCAGCCGATCCAGGTTGATCAGCCATCTGCAGATGAAAGTATTCAAATTTTACAAGGTCTGCGTGACAGATATGAAGCCCACCACCGTGTTTCTATCACTGATGATGCCATTGAAGCTGCGGTTAAGCTTTCCGATAGATATATTTCTGACCGCTTCCTTCCAGATAAAGCAATTGACTTGATTGACGAAGCGGGCTCGAAGGTTAGACTCCGCTCCTTTACAACGCCTCCTAACTTAAAAGAGCTTGAACAGAAGCTTGATGAGGTTCGTAAAGAGAAGGATGCGGCCGTCCAAAGCCAAGAGTTTGAAAAAGCGGCTTCCTTGCGTGATACTGAGCAGCGCTTGCGCGAGCAAGTAGAGGATACGAAAAAATCATGGAAAGAGAAGCAAGGGCAGGAAAACTCAGAGGTTACTGTTGATGATATTGCGATGGTTGTAGCCAGCTGGACTGGGGTGCCTGTATCTAAAATCGCCCAAACGGAAACAGATAAGCTTCTCAATATGGAGAGCATTCTTCACTCCCGTGTCATCGGCCAGGATGAAGCGGTTGTCGCCGTTGCAAAAGCAGTCAGACGCGCAAGAGCAGGGTTAAAAGACCCTAAACGCCCAATCGGCTCATTCATTTTCTTAGGCCCTACAGGTGTGGGGAAAACAGAGCTTGCGCGAGCACTTGCTGAATCTATTTTCGGTGATGAAGAAGCCATGATCAGAATTGATATGTCGGAATACATGGAAAAACACTCTACTTCAAGACTTGTCGGTTCACCTCCGGGATATGTGGGATATGATGAAGGCGGCCAATTAACAGAGAAAGTCAGAAGAAAACCTTACTCTGTCGTGCTTCTTGATGAGATTGAAAAAGCACACCCTGATGTCTTCAATATTCTGCTGCAAGTTCTTGAAGATGGGCGATTGACGGATTCTAAAGGACGTACAGTCGATTTCCGCAACACGATCCTGATTATGACGTCAAACGTCGGGGCAAGTGAGCTGAAACGCAATAAATATGTCGGCTTTAATGTTCAAGATGAGACGCAAAATCATAAAGACATGAAAGATAAAGTGATGGGTGAACTGAAACGCGCGTTCAGACCGGAGTTTATCAACCGGATTGATGAAATCATCGTCTTCCATTCACTTGAGAAAAAACACCTGACTGAAATCGTTTCATTAATGTCTGATCAATTGACGAAACGCTTGAAAGAGCAGGACCTTTCTATTGAATTGACAGATGCTGCAAAAGCAAAAGTAGCGGAAGAGGGTGTTGATCTGGAATACGGTGCCCGTCCGTTAAGAAGAGCTATCCAAAAACATGTCGAGGACCGTTTATCTGAAGAACTCCTAAGAGGAAATATTCATAAAGGACAGCACATCGTTCTTGATGTAGAAGACGGCGAATTTGTCGTAAAAACGACTGCTAAAACGAATTAA
- the disA gene encoding DNA integrity scanning diadenylate cyclase DisA, whose protein sequence is MEKEKKGAKQELDLSSILQFVAPGTPLRAGMENVLRANTGGLIVVGYNDKVKEVVDGGFHINTAFSPAHLYELAKMDGAIILSDSGQKILYANTQLMPEATISSSETGMRHRTAERVAKQTGCLVIAISERRNVITLYQENMKYTLKDIGFILTKANQAIQTLEKYKTILDKTINALNALEFEELVTFSDVLSVMHRYEMVLRIKNEINMYIRELGTEGHLIKLQVIELITDMEEEAALFIKDYVKEKIKDPFVLLKELQDMSSYDLLDDSIVYKLLGYPASTNLDDYVLARGYRLLNKIPRLPMPIVENVVEAFGVLPRIIEASAEELDEVEGIGEVRAQKIKKGLKRLQEKHYLDRQL, encoded by the coding sequence ATGGAAAAAGAGAAAAAAGGGGCGAAACAAGAGTTAGACCTGTCATCTATATTGCAGTTTGTTGCTCCTGGTACACCGCTCAGAGCGGGTATGGAAAACGTTTTGAGGGCAAATACAGGCGGTCTGATTGTTGTTGGTTATAATGATAAAGTAAAAGAAGTGGTGGACGGCGGTTTCCACATTAACACTGCTTTTTCTCCGGCACATTTATATGAACTGGCTAAAATGGATGGAGCGATTATTTTAAGTGATTCTGGTCAAAAGATCCTATACGCCAATACACAGCTAATGCCTGAAGCCACAATTTCTTCATCAGAAACAGGAATGCGGCACCGCACCGCCGAAAGAGTAGCTAAGCAGACCGGCTGCCTTGTGATCGCAATTTCTGAAAGAAGGAATGTTATAACGTTATATCAGGAAAACATGAAGTATACACTAAAAGACATAGGATTTATCTTAACAAAAGCGAATCAAGCCATTCAAACACTTGAAAAATATAAGACAATCCTCGACAAAACAATTAATGCACTAAATGCATTAGAGTTTGAGGAGCTTGTTACCTTCAGTGATGTCTTGTCTGTGATGCACCGTTATGAAATGGTATTGAGAATCAAAAATGAAATTAACATGTATATCAGGGAACTGGGAACAGAAGGACATTTGATCAAGCTGCAAGTCATTGAATTGATTACGGATATGGAAGAAGAGGCGGCTTTATTTATCAAGGATTATGTGAAAGAAAAAATTAAAGATCCGTTTGTTCTCTTGAAAGAGCTGCAGGATATGTCCAGTTATGATCTGCTGGATGATTCCATTGTTTATAAACTGCTCGGCTATCCAGCTTCTACAAATCTTGATGATTATGTATTGGCTAGAGGATACAGGCTGTTAAATAAAATTCCGCGTCTTCCAATGCCGATTGTTGAAAATGTTGTAGAAGCGTTTGGTGTTCTCCCAAGGATTATTGAGGCGAGTGCAGAAGAATTAGATGAAGTAGAGGGAATCGGTGAAGTACGAGCCCAAAAGATTAAAAAAGGATTAAAACGGCTGCAAGAGAAGCATTATTTAGACAGACAGCTGTGA
- a CDS encoding protein arginine kinase, protein MSLKHFIQDALSSWMKQKGPESDIVLSSRIRLARNFEQIRFPTRYSNEEASSIIQQFEDQFSEQEIPGIGKFVLIRMHDAQPLEKRVLVEKHLISPNLTESPFGGCLLSENEEVSVMLNEEDHIRIQCLFPGFQLLEAMKAANQIDDWIEEKVDYAFNEQRGYLTSCPTNVGTGLRASVMMHLPALVLTRQINRIIPAINQLGLVVRGIYGEGSEAVGNIFQISNQITLGKSEQDIVDDLNSVAAQLIEQERSAREALYQTSKIELEDRVYRSYGVLSNCRMIETKETAKCLSDVRLGIDLGIIKGLSSNILNELMILTQPGFLQQYSGGALRPNERDIRRASLIRERLHLEMNGKRQEDESI, encoded by the coding sequence ATGTCGCTAAAGCATTTTATTCAGGACGCACTGAGCAGTTGGATGAAGCAGAAAGGACCTGAAAGTGACATTGTACTCAGCAGCCGCATACGTTTAGCAAGGAACTTTGAACAAATACGGTTCCCTACGCGGTATTCCAATGAAGAGGCCTCATCCATCATACAGCAGTTTGAAGATCAGTTTTCAGAACAAGAAATTCCCGGAATCGGCAAATTCGTTCTGATCAGAATGCATGATGCACAGCCTTTAGAAAAGCGTGTACTTGTTGAAAAACATCTCATCAGTCCGAATCTGACAGAATCTCCATTTGGCGGTTGTTTGCTTTCTGAAAATGAAGAAGTAAGCGTCATGTTAAATGAAGAGGACCATATTAGAATTCAGTGTCTTTTTCCCGGGTTTCAGCTTTTAGAAGCAATGAAAGCCGCAAACCAGATTGACGACTGGATTGAAGAAAAAGTTGATTATGCATTCAATGAACAAAGAGGATACTTAACCAGCTGTCCTACAAATGTAGGTACGGGTTTAAGGGCTTCAGTCATGATGCATCTGCCGGCATTGGTTTTGACTAGGCAAATAAATCGAATTATACCGGCAATTAATCAATTAGGCTTAGTTGTTAGAGGAATTTATGGGGAAGGCAGCGAAGCAGTAGGAAATATCTTTCAAATTTCAAATCAGATCACGCTTGGTAAGTCAGAGCAGGATATTGTAGATGACCTTAACAGTGTTGCTGCCCAGCTGATTGAACAAGAACGTTCTGCCCGAGAAGCCCTTTATCAAACCTCTAAGATTGAACTTGAGGATCGTGTGTATCGATCTTACGGAGTCTTGTCCAATTGCCGGATGATAGAAACGAAAGAAACTGCAAAGTGCCTTTCAGATGTCCGGTTAGGAATAGATCTAGGCATTATTAAAGGACTTTCAAGCAACATACTTAATGAACTAATGATTTTGACACAGCCAGGATTTTTACAGCAGTATTCGGGAGGCGCTTTGCGTCCAAATGAAAGGGACATTCGAAGAGCATCTCTTATCAGAGAACGGCTTCACTTAGAAATGAATGGGAAAAGACAGGAGGATGAATCGATATGA
- the lysS gene encoding lysine--tRNA ligase — MSQEEQNHEELNDQLQVRRDKMNQLRDNGIDPFGARFERTHQSQEVISAYQELTKEELEEKAIEVTIAGRMMTKRGKGKAGFAHLQDLEGQIQIYVRKDSVGDDQYEIFKSSDLGDLIGVTGKVFKTNVGELSVKATSFELLTKALRPLPDKYHGLKDVEQRYRQRYLDLIVNPDSKHTFIARSKIIQAMRRYLDDHGYLEVETPTMHSIPGGASARPFITHHNALDIPLYMRIAIELHLKRLIVGGLEKVYEIGRVFRNEGVSTRHNPEFTMIELYEAYADYKDIMSLTENLVAHIAQEVLGTTTIQYGEEQIDLKPEWKRIHMVDAVKEATGVDFWEEVNVQQAREYAKEHGVEIKDSMTVGHIINEFFEQKIEETLIQPTFIYGHPVEISPLAKKNPEDPRFTDRFELFIVGREHANAFTELNDPIDQRERFEEQLKEREAGNDEAHLMDEDFVEALEYGMPPTGGLGIGIDRLVMLLTNAPSIRDVLLFPQMRQR; from the coding sequence ATGAGTCAAGAAGAGCAAAACCATGAAGAATTGAATGACCAGCTGCAAGTCAGACGCGATAAAATGAACCAGCTGAGAGATAACGGCATTGATCCGTTCGGCGCACGTTTTGAAAGAACTCATCAATCTCAGGAAGTTATTTCAGCATATCAAGAACTAACCAAAGAAGAGTTAGAAGAAAAAGCGATTGAAGTCACAATCGCAGGCCGCATGATGACAAAACGAGGTAAAGGAAAAGCTGGTTTTGCCCATCTTCAGGACTTAGAAGGCCAAATCCAAATCTATGTACGAAAAGACAGTGTCGGTGATGACCAATACGAAATCTTCAAGTCTTCTGACCTCGGGGATCTTATCGGTGTAACCGGAAAAGTCTTCAAAACAAATGTAGGCGAATTGTCTGTTAAAGCAACTTCTTTTGAATTGCTGACAAAAGCGCTTCGTCCGCTTCCTGACAAATACCATGGTTTAAAAGACGTTGAGCAGCGCTACCGCCAGCGCTATCTGGATCTTATCGTAAATCCAGACAGCAAACATACGTTCATCGCACGAAGCAAGATCATTCAAGCTATGAGAAGATACCTTGATGATCACGGATACTTAGAAGTAGAAACACCGACAATGCATAGCATTCCTGGGGGCGCTTCTGCACGCCCGTTTATCACCCATCACAATGCATTGGATATTCCGCTCTACATGCGTATTGCAATTGAACTGCACCTAAAACGTCTGATTGTCGGCGGATTAGAAAAGGTTTATGAAATCGGCCGTGTTTTCCGTAATGAAGGTGTCTCTACACGCCATAACCCTGAATTCACGATGATTGAGTTATATGAAGCATATGCGGACTATAAAGATATCATGAGCTTAACTGAAAACCTCGTTGCTCATATTGCCCAAGAAGTGCTTGGTACGACTACGATCCAATACGGTGAAGAACAAATCGACCTTAAACCTGAATGGAAAAGAATCCATATGGTTGACGCAGTCAAAGAAGCGACTGGTGTTGATTTCTGGGAAGAGGTTAATGTTCAACAAGCGCGTGAATACGCAAAAGAACATGGCGTAGAGATAAAAGATTCTATGACGGTAGGCCATATCATCAACGAATTCTTCGAACAAAAAATCGAAGAAACGCTGATTCAGCCAACGTTTATTTACGGACATCCTGTAGAAATCTCTCCTCTAGCCAAGAAAAATCCAGAGGACCCGCGTTTTACAGATCGTTTTGAACTGTTTATCGTTGGCCGTGAACATGCAAACGCGTTTACAGAGCTGAATGATCCTATTGATCAAAGAGAACGTTTTGAAGAGCAATTAAAAGAACGTGAAGCTGGTAACGATGAAGCTCATTTAATGGATGAAGACTTTGTTGAAGCTCTGGAATACGGCATGCCGCCAACAGGAGGCTTAGGAATTGGTATCGACCGTCTGGTTATGCTGCTGACGAATGCACCTTCTATTCGCGATGTGCTGTTATTCCCGCAAATGAGACAGCGCTAA
- the ctsR gene encoding transcriptional regulator CtsR, with product MGHNISDIIEQYLKRVLDQNGKEILEIKRSEIADKFQCVPSQINYVINTRFTSERGYIVESKRGGGGYIRIIKIKMNSEVVLINNIISQINTHLSQAASDDIILRLLEDKVISEREAKMMVSVMDRSVLHIDLPERDELRARMMKAMLTSLKLK from the coding sequence GTGGGACATAATATTTCTGACATCATTGAGCAATATTTAAAACGCGTGTTAGATCAAAATGGCAAGGAAATTTTAGAGATTAAACGAAGCGAAATTGCAGATAAATTTCAATGCGTTCCTTCCCAAATAAATTATGTCATCAACACCAGATTTACAAGCGAGAGAGGATATATCGTTGAGAGCAAACGCGGGGGCGGCGGTTACATCAGAATCATTAAGATTAAAATGAATAGTGAAGTTGTCCTGATCAATAATATTATTTCTCAAATTAATACCCATTTGTCTCAAGCAGCCTCTGATGACATTATTTTAAGGCTATTAGAAGACAAGGTGATTTCAGAAAGAGAAGCAAAAATGATGGTCAGCGTGATGGACCGCTCGGTTTTACACATTGACTTGCCTGAACGTGATGAATTAAGAGCGAGAATGATGAAGGCTATGCTGACTTCTTTAAAATTAAAATAA
- the radA gene encoding DNA repair protein RadA, whose translation MAKTKSKFICQSCGYESPKWMGKCPGCGAWNTMVEEMMKKAPANRRAAFSHSVQTVQKPSPITTIETSEEPRVKTQLGEFNRVLGGGVIKGSLVLIGGDPGIGKSTLLLQVSAQLSDSSNSVLYISGEESVKQTKLRADRLGINNPSLHVLSETDMEYISSAIEEMNPAFVVVDSIQTVYQSDITSAPGSVSQVRECTAELMKIAKTKGIPIFIVGHVTKEGSIAGPRLLEHMVDTVLYFEGERHHTFRILRAVKNRFGSTNEMGIFEMREEGLTEVLNPSEIFLEERSAGSAGSSITASMEGTRPILVEIQALISPTSFGNPRRMATGIDHNRVSLLMAVLEKRVGLLLQNQDAYLKVAGGVKLDEPAIDLAIAISIASSFRDTPPNPADCFIGEVGLTGEVRRVSRIEQRVKEAAKLGFKRMIIPAANLEGWTKPKGIEVIGVANVAEALRTSLGG comes from the coding sequence ATGGCTAAAACAAAATCGAAATTCATCTGCCAATCCTGCGGTTACGAGTCTCCAAAATGGATGGGGAAATGTCCGGGCTGCGGTGCTTGGAATACAATGGTGGAAGAAATGATGAAAAAGGCACCGGCCAATCGGAGAGCGGCTTTTTCTCATTCTGTTCAAACTGTACAGAAACCTTCACCTATTACAACAATTGAAACATCAGAAGAACCCCGTGTTAAAACCCAGCTTGGCGAATTTAACAGGGTGCTCGGCGGGGGAGTCATTAAAGGCTCACTCGTGTTAATCGGCGGTGATCCCGGTATCGGAAAGTCCACGTTGTTACTGCAAGTTTCAGCTCAATTATCAGATTCATCGAACAGTGTATTGTACATTTCGGGAGAAGAATCGGTTAAACAAACGAAACTGAGAGCAGATCGTCTCGGCATTAATAATCCGTCGCTGCATGTTTTATCTGAAACCGATATGGAGTATATTTCGTCTGCTATAGAAGAGATGAATCCAGCGTTTGTCGTTGTTGACTCTATTCAAACGGTTTACCAAAGCGATATCACATCGGCTCCCGGCAGTGTGTCACAGGTCAGAGAGTGTACGGCTGAGCTGATGAAAATTGCCAAAACAAAAGGCATTCCGATCTTTATCGTAGGACACGTAACAAAAGAAGGGTCTATTGCAGGGCCGAGATTGCTGGAGCATATGGTTGACACTGTTTTATACTTTGAAGGAGAACGTCACCATACTTTTCGTATATTGAGAGCAGTAAAAAACCGTTTTGGTTCTACAAACGAAATGGGTATTTTCGAAATGCGTGAAGAGGGACTCACCGAGGTTTTGAACCCTTCAGAAATTTTCTTGGAAGAGCGCTCAGCAGGATCTGCTGGCTCGAGCATAACTGCCTCTATGGAAGGCACGAGGCCGATTCTCGTTGAAATTCAGGCGCTCATCTCGCCGACAAGTTTTGGAAATCCGCGGCGTATGGCAACGGGTATAGACCATAACAGGGTTTCGCTGTTAATGGCTGTGTTAGAAAAAAGAGTTGGGCTGCTGCTGCAAAATCAGGATGCCTATTTGAAAGTAGCTGGCGGCGTAAAGCTTGATGAACCGGCAATTGATCTTGCCATTGCGATCAGCATCGCGTCCAGTTTTAGAGACACACCCCCAAATCCTGCCGATTGTTTTATAGGTGAAGTGGGATTAACCGGAGAAGTCCGGCGGGTTTCTAGAATTGAACAGCGTGTGAAAGAAGCGGCTAAGCTTGGTTTCAAACGCATGATCATACCCGCGGCAAATCTGGAAGGCTGGACAAAACCAAAAGGGATTGAGGTTATCGGAGTAGCAAATGTTGCAGAGGCGCTTCGTACTTCATTAGGAGGATAA
- the dusB gene encoding tRNA dihydrouridine synthase DusB — MFKIGDIQLKNRVVLAPMAGVCNSAFRLTVKEFGAGLVCAEMVSDKAILYNNARTMGMLYIDEREKPLSLQIFGGKKETLVEAAKFVDQNTTADIIDINMGCPVPKITKCDAGAKWLLDPDKIYEMVSAVVDAVDKPVTVKMRMGWDEDHIFAVKNAQAVERAGGKAVALHGRTRVQMYEGTANWDIIKEVKQSVSIPVIGNGDVKTPQDAKRMLDETGVDGVMIGRAALGNPWMIYRTVQYLETGELKEEPQVREKMAVCKLHLDRLIDLKGENVAVREMRKHAAWYLKGVRGNANVRNDINHCETREEVVQLLDAFTVEVEAKELQNAKVG; from the coding sequence ATGTTTAAAATCGGAGATATTCAATTGAAAAACCGGGTTGTCCTTGCTCCGATGGCTGGTGTCTGCAACTCGGCATTCAGGTTGACTGTAAAGGAATTCGGTGCTGGGTTGGTATGCGCTGAAATGGTCAGTGACAAAGCGATCCTTTACAACAATGCAAGAACCATGGGGATGCTTTACATTGATGAACGCGAAAAACCGCTCAGCCTTCAAATCTTTGGAGGAAAAAAGGAAACCCTTGTGGAAGCGGCGAAGTTTGTAGACCAAAACACAACTGCTGATATTATTGATATTAATATGGGATGCCCTGTACCGAAGATTACAAAATGTGACGCGGGAGCGAAATGGCTTCTCGATCCTGATAAGATTTACGAAATGGTTTCTGCAGTAGTGGATGCCGTTGATAAACCAGTTACAGTAAAAATGAGAATGGGCTGGGATGAAGACCACATTTTCGCAGTGAAAAACGCACAGGCTGTAGAACGTGCCGGCGGAAAAGCAGTTGCGCTCCACGGCCGTACAAGAGTTCAGATGTACGAAGGAACCGCAAACTGGGACATCATTAAAGAAGTAAAACAATCAGTATCAATTCCGGTTATCGGAAACGGCGATGTTAAGACGCCGCAGGATGCAAAGCGTATGCTCGATGAAACAGGAGTAGACGGTGTCATGATTGGTCGCGCTGCATTGGGCAATCCGTGGATGATTTACCGTACGGTTCAGTACCTTGAAACAGGTGAATTGAAAGAAGAGCCGCAAGTACGCGAAAAGATGGCTGTATGCAAACTGCACCTTGACCGCCTGATTGACTTAAAAGGTGAAAACGTAGCGGTAAGAGAAATGAGAAAGCACGCTGCATGGTATCTGAAAGGCGTAAGAGGCAATGCGAATGTTCGTAATGACATCAATCATTGCGAGACAAGAGAAGAGGTTGTGCAGCTTTTAGATGCATTTACTGTTGAAGTTGAGGCAAAAGAGCTTCAAAACGCAAAAGTAGGATAA
- the mcsA gene encoding protein-arginine kinase activator protein McsA — MICQECHERPATFHFTKVDNGEKKEVHICEQCAKENSDSYGISANHGFSIHNLLSGLLNMDSSFQKAGTQMFSQSEQISACPKCGMTFQQFRKTGRFGCSECYKTFHSNITPILRKVHSGNTVHAGKIPKRIGGNLHVRRQIDMLKKELESLIHQEEFENAAHVRDQIRSLEQSLKSTDSEEEQG, encoded by the coding sequence TTGATTTGTCAAGAGTGCCACGAGAGACCAGCCACTTTTCACTTTACAAAGGTTGATAACGGAGAGAAAAAAGAAGTTCATATTTGTGAACAATGTGCCAAAGAAAATAGTGATTCATATGGTATAAGTGCAAATCACGGTTTCTCTATTCATAATTTACTTTCAGGTTTGCTGAACATGGATTCTTCATTCCAAAAAGCAGGAACTCAAATGTTCAGTCAATCGGAACAAATATCTGCTTGTCCAAAATGCGGAATGACCTTTCAGCAGTTTAGAAAAACGGGCCGTTTTGGATGCTCTGAATGTTATAAAACATTTCATAGCAACATTACACCTATCTTACGTAAAGTACACAGCGGAAACACCGTTCATGCTGGGAAAATACCGAAACGCATTGGAGGCAATCTTCATGTCAGACGGCAGATTGACATGCTGAAAAAAGAATTAGAATCCTTAATTCACCAAGAAGAATTTGAAAACGCAGCTCATGTGAGAGATCAAATTCGTTCATTAGAACAATCACTCAAGAGTACAGATAGTGAGGAGGAACAGGGGTAA
- a CDS encoding PIN/TRAM domain-containing protein has translation MLKRIVQAFFIIFGGVVGIFLIPELFVLLSIQDIPLITNAYTSAAIGAIIFFLISIWGTDYVVNWMKWVEDSLLKAPVPDLLFGSLGLVFGLIIAYLIVNVIPLDNIPYRIFSTIIPVFLAFFLGYLGFQVGFKKKDELISLFSISARMQKKKGTADEEHEVQDKKLKILDTSVIIDGRIADICQTGFLEGIIVIPQFVLEELQHIADSSDVLKRNRGRRGLDILNRIQKELDIEVEIYEGDFEDIQEVDSKLVKLAKLTSGVVVTNDFNLNKVCELQKVAVLNINDLANAVKPVVLPGEEMNVQVIKDGKEHNQGVAYLDDGTMIVVEEGRNYIGKHIDVLVTSVLQTAAGRMIFAKPKLLEKAL, from the coding sequence ATGTTAAAACGAATAGTTCAGGCGTTCTTCATTATTTTCGGCGGCGTTGTTGGTATATTTTTAATACCTGAATTGTTTGTACTGTTAAGTATACAGGACATACCTTTAATAACAAACGCATATACGTCTGCGGCAATAGGAGCAATTATCTTTTTTCTCATCAGTATATGGGGTACAGATTATGTTGTGAACTGGATGAAGTGGGTAGAGGATTCATTGTTGAAGGCGCCGGTTCCAGATTTGTTGTTTGGAAGCCTTGGCCTGGTTTTTGGACTTATAATCGCTTATCTTATCGTAAATGTTATCCCTTTAGACAATATACCTTACCGCATATTCAGTACAATCATCCCTGTGTTTTTGGCTTTCTTCCTCGGTTATCTAGGCTTCCAGGTGGGCTTTAAGAAGAAGGATGAATTGATCAGCCTGTTTTCCATTTCCGCCAGAATGCAAAAGAAAAAAGGGACAGCAGATGAAGAACATGAGGTTCAGGACAAGAAGCTGAAAATTTTGGACACAAGTGTTATTATTGATGGGAGAATTGCGGATATTTGTCAGACTGGGTTTTTAGAGGGAATTATTGTGATTCCGCAGTTTGTCCTTGAGGAATTGCAGCATATTGCTGATTCTTCAGATGTTCTAAAACGGAACAGAGGACGCCGCGGTCTTGATATCCTGAACCGCATTCAGAAAGAATTAGACATTGAAGTTGAAATTTATGAAGGCGACTTTGAAGATATTCAGGAGGTTGACAGCAAGCTCGTCAAACTCGCTAAGCTGACATCCGGGGTCGTCGTGACGAATGATTTTAATTTAAATAAAGTATGCGAGCTTCAGAAGGTAGCGGTATTAAACATTAATGACCTTGCCAATGCGGTCAAGCCTGTCGTGCTTCCTGGCGAGGAAATGAATGTTCAGGTCATTAAGGACGGGAAAGAGCATAATCAGGGAGTTGCCTACTTGGATGACGGTACGATGATTGTCGTTGAAGAAGGACGCAATTATATCGGCAAGCATATTGATGTACTCGTTACAAGTGTGCTGCAGACAGCAGCGGGACGAATGATTTTTGCCAAGCCCAAGCTGTTGGAGAAGGCGCTGTAA